One Prunus dulcis chromosome 8, ALMONDv2, whole genome shotgun sequence DNA window includes the following coding sequences:
- the LOC117636420 gene encoding auxin-induced protein 22D-like, protein MEGSVKYENNEEQLNFKATELRLGLPGSTEEPENKQAGTPPPPRNNKRSSPDPTAECCTNSDHIDAPPTKTQIVGWPPVRSYRKNSMQARKPEAYVKVSVDGAPYLRKIDLKVYKSYPELLRALENMFNLSNIGNYSETQGYINGSDFAPTYEDKDGDWMLVGDVPWNMFVSSCKRLRIMKGTEARGLTSCF, encoded by the exons ATGGAAGGGTCAGTGAAATATGAGAACAATGAAGAGCAGCTCAATTTCAAGGCAACTGAGCTGAGATTGGGATTGCCTGGAAGCACAGAAGAGCCTGAGAACAAACAAGCAGGaacacctcctcctcctaGGAACAACAAGAGGTCATCACCCGATCCAACGGCGGAGTGTTGTACAAATTCTGATCACATAGATGCCCCTCCCACCAA GACACAAATAGTTGGGTGGCCTCCAGTGAGATCTTATAGGAAAAACAGCATGCAAGCAAGAAAGCCAGAGGCATACGTGAAAGTAAGCGTCGATGGAGCTCCTTATCTGAGGAAGATTGATCTCAAGGTATACAAGAGCTACCCAGAACTCCTCAGGGCCTTGGAGAACATGTTCAACCTCTCCAATATTGGAAACTACTCAGAGACACAAGGCTACATTAATGGATCTGACTTTGCTCCTACTTATGAAGATAAGGATGGTGACTGGATGCTTGTTGGAGATGTCCCATGgaa TATGTTTGTGTCTTCCTGCAAAAGGCTGAGAATCATGAAAGGAACTGAAGCTAGAGGATTGACTTCTTGTTTCTGA